A stretch of Candidatus Zixiibacteriota bacterium DNA encodes these proteins:
- a CDS encoding metal-dependent transcriptional regulator, with protein sequence MAKIQSPQSISVEDYLKAIWRLTGDSDAYAATSALAAELAISAPSVSGMLRKLAANKLVHYSPYNGARLTAAGRRRALRILRRHRLVELFLHKCLRLNWEEIHEEAEVLEHALSDRLEARIDQWLGYPGFDPHGAPIPDASGYIKPRKVVPLAEIPERREAVVAQVMGQDADLLVYCGQRRILPNRKIVVLQREQYGGSLKVRVAGRVQYLGPEAAGKILVEQL encoded by the coding sequence ATGGCAAAGATACAGTCACCGCAGTCCATTTCCGTCGAGGATTACCTCAAGGCCATCTGGCGCCTGACCGGCGACAGCGACGCCTACGCCGCCACCTCTGCGCTCGCCGCCGAACTCGCCATCTCGGCACCGTCCGTTTCTGGTATGCTGCGCAAGCTGGCCGCCAACAAACTGGTGCACTACAGCCCGTACAACGGAGCCCGCCTGACCGCCGCCGGCCGCCGCCGCGCGTTGCGCATTCTCCGCCGCCACCGCCTGGTCGAGTTATTCCTGCACAAGTGCCTGCGCTTGAATTGGGAGGAAATCCACGAAGAGGCCGAGGTCCTCGAGCACGCCCTCTCCGATCGCCTCGAGGCTCGCATTGACCAGTGGCTCGGCTACCCCGGCTTCGATCCGCACGGTGCGCCGATTCCCGACGCCTCCGGCTACATCAAGCCGCGCAAGGTCGTTCCGTTGGCCGAGATTCCCGAGCGCCGCGAAGCCGTCGTCGCGCAGGTGATGGGACAGGATGCCGACCTGCTGGTTTACTGCGGCCAGCGTCGCATTCTGCCCAATCGCAAAATCGTGGTCTTGCAGCGCGAGCAGTATGGCGGATCGCTCAAAGTTCGCGTCGCCGGCCGCGTCCAATACCTCGGTCCGGAAGCCGCGGGCAAAATCCTCGTCGAACAACTTTGA
- a CDS encoding Nramp family divalent metal transporter, producing MTPENPESPANETPEPKAPWRRDSGGRSLPEVHGSIAVPSHFPFWRKLWAFAGPGFLVAVGYMDPGNWATDLAGGAQFGYALLSVVLISNFMAILLQHLCIKLGIVTGRDLAQACRDHYPRPVVWVLWVLCEAAIAACDLAEVVGSAIALQLLFGIPLIWGCIITVLDVLAVLYLQHQGFRLLEALVVALILTIGTCFALELFFAAPSLPAVLLGFIPSSEILRNHNMLYVSIGILGATVMPHNLYLHSSIIQTRKYEPTPEGRREAIKFGTIDSTGALMTALFINCAILVVSAAAFHWSGHHEVAEIQDAYRLLSPTLGVGIASTVFALALLASGLNSTLTGTLAGQIVMEGFINVRLRPWLRRLVTRAIAIVPAVLVIGFMGEARTTELLVASQVVLSMQLGFAVWPLMRFTSDRAKMGEFANPLWIKILGWTTAMIIIILNVKLLLDTFLPEPVLKFIYGVLGLPLAS from the coding sequence ATGACACCCGAGAACCCTGAATCGCCTGCCAACGAGACACCGGAACCGAAAGCGCCCTGGCGCCGCGACTCCGGCGGCCGCAGCCTGCCCGAGGTCCACGGTTCGATTGCAGTCCCCAGCCACTTTCCGTTCTGGCGCAAACTCTGGGCTTTCGCCGGCCCCGGTTTTCTTGTCGCCGTCGGTTACATGGACCCGGGCAACTGGGCGACCGACCTGGCGGGCGGCGCCCAATTCGGCTATGCGCTCCTGAGCGTCGTGCTGATCTCCAACTTCATGGCGATCCTGCTCCAGCACCTGTGCATCAAACTCGGCATCGTCACCGGGCGGGATCTGGCTCAGGCTTGCCGCGATCATTACCCGCGGCCCGTGGTCTGGGTACTCTGGGTTCTCTGCGAGGCGGCCATCGCCGCCTGCGATCTGGCGGAAGTCGTCGGCTCGGCGATCGCCCTGCAACTGCTCTTCGGCATTCCGTTGATCTGGGGCTGCATTATCACCGTGCTCGATGTCCTGGCCGTTCTCTATCTCCAGCACCAGGGCTTCCGCCTGCTCGAAGCACTGGTCGTGGCCTTGATCCTGACCATCGGCACCTGCTTTGCCCTCGAGCTGTTTTTTGCTGCTCCCAGCCTGCCGGCAGTCCTGCTCGGCTTCATCCCGAGCTCGGAGATCCTGCGAAATCACAATATGCTCTACGTCAGCATCGGCATCCTCGGCGCCACCGTCATGCCGCACAACCTCTACCTCCACTCCTCGATCATCCAAACGCGCAAGTATGAACCGACGCCGGAGGGGCGGCGGGAAGCGATCAAGTTCGGCACGATCGATTCGACCGGTGCATTGATGACCGCGCTCTTTATCAATTGCGCCATCCTCGTGGTGTCCGCGGCCGCCTTTCATTGGTCCGGCCATCACGAAGTGGCGGAGATTCAGGATGCCTACCGCCTGCTCAGTCCCACGCTGGGCGTCGGCATCGCCAGCACGGTCTTTGCCCTGGCGCTCCTGGCCTCGGGTCTCAATTCGACGCTCACCGGCACGCTGGCGGGGCAGATCGTGATGGAGGGCTTTATCAACGTCCGACTGCGCCCGTGGCTGCGCCGCCTGGTCACGCGCGCGATTGCCATCGTCCCGGCCGTACTCGTGATTGGATTCATGGGTGAAGCGCGGACCACGGAGCTGTTGGTCGCCAGTCAGGTCGTGCTCAGCATGCAACTCGGCTTTGCTGTCTGGCCACTAATGCGCTTCACCAGCGACCGCGCCAAGATGGGAGAATTTGCCAATCCGCTCTGGATCAAAATCCTCGGCTGGACCACGGCAATGATTATCATTATCCTCAACGTAAAATTGCTGCTGGATACATTCCTGCCGGAGCCGGTACTGAAATTTATCTATGGTGTGCTGGGCTTGCCCCTCGCATCGTGA
- a CDS encoding universal stress protein, with protein MYRKILVALENGRADQSLLPHIAQLAQQLGSQLLLVHVADGWAARNYVRLKLAESEEMQQDRRYLDDCAEKLRAAGLTVAARLALGDPPREIVRIAAEENCDLIAMTTHGHRLLADLFFGSTIHEVRHNSPIPVLLVRAGRE; from the coding sequence ATGTATCGTAAGATTCTTGTCGCCCTCGAAAACGGTCGCGCCGATCAGTCCCTCTTGCCGCATATCGCCCAATTGGCGCAACAACTCGGATCGCAGTTGCTGCTGGTGCACGTCGCCGACGGCTGGGCGGCCCGCAACTACGTGCGCTTGAAACTGGCCGAATCCGAGGAAATGCAGCAGGATCGCCGTTATCTCGACGACTGCGCCGAGAAGCTGCGCGCCGCCGGACTGACGGTCGCTGCCAGACTCGCGCTCGGTGACCCGCCCCGGGAAATCGTCAGGATTGCCGCCGAAGAAAACTGCGACCTCATCGCCATGACCACTCACGGCCATCGCCTCCTCGCCGATCTCTTTTTTGGCAGCACCATCCATGAGGTGCGCCACAATTCTCCGATTCCGGTCTTGTTGGTGCGCGCCGGTCGCGAGTGA
- the rseP gene encoding RIP metalloprotease RseP, whose translation MILVILSFIFVLGLLIFVHELGHFAVAKWCGIRVETFSLGFPPKMIGFRKGETEYCISWIPLGGYVKMAGEKPEEEDIQGRPYEFMSKPIWQRALVIFAGPAMNYVLTVVLLFAIYFFQGEPINDPSAKIGLVVAGEPAAAAGLQPGDMIIGVDDSTVASFNDMYRLITNRPGEQVNLSWLRGSDTMSAFVTTRVDTAMDMQGEVVQVGKIGVGKLVEYQPMGLGKAFVEGFLATNEYVAQIFKFLSDVITGSVSSKLIGGPIFIAQAAGEAAKQGFVSVLFLAAILSVNLCVVNLVPIPVLDGGQLLFLLIEKIKGSPVSMRGRAIAQQIGLVFLILLIIFVTKNDIWRINIFGW comes from the coding sequence GTGATACTCGTCATCTTATCCTTCATCTTCGTTCTGGGCCTCCTGATTTTTGTCCACGAACTCGGCCACTTTGCTGTTGCCAAGTGGTGCGGCATCCGCGTCGAGACCTTTTCGCTCGGATTCCCGCCGAAGATGATCGGTTTCCGCAAGGGCGAGACCGAGTACTGCATCTCCTGGATTCCCCTCGGCGGCTATGTCAAGATGGCCGGGGAGAAGCCGGAAGAAGAGGACATCCAGGGTCGCCCTTACGAATTCATGTCTAAGCCGATCTGGCAGCGCGCTCTCGTCATCTTCGCCGGCCCGGCCATGAACTACGTCCTCACGGTCGTCCTGCTGTTTGCCATTTATTTCTTCCAGGGCGAGCCGATCAATGATCCCAGCGCCAAGATCGGCCTCGTCGTTGCCGGTGAACCCGCTGCCGCCGCCGGTCTGCAACCGGGCGACATGATCATCGGCGTCGACGACTCCACCGTCGCGAGCTTCAACGACATGTATCGTCTCATCACCAATCGACCCGGCGAGCAGGTCAACCTCTCGTGGCTGCGCGGCAGTGATACCATGAGTGCGTTCGTCACCACCCGTGTCGACACCGCCATGGACATGCAGGGTGAGGTGGTCCAGGTCGGCAAGATCGGCGTCGGCAAACTGGTCGAGTATCAGCCGATGGGTCTGGGTAAGGCCTTCGTCGAGGGCTTCCTGGCTACCAACGAATATGTCGCGCAAATCTTTAAATTCCTGTCCGATGTTATCACCGGTTCGGTTTCGTCGAAACTGATCGGCGGCCCCATCTTCATCGCCCAAGCCGCCGGCGAGGCCGCCAAACAAGGTTTTGTCTCCGTCCTGTTCCTGGCCGCGATTCTCTCGGTCAATCTCTGTGTCGTCAACCTCGTACCGATCCCGGTGCTCGATGGCGGCCAACTGCTGTTTCTTCTGATCGAGAAGATCAAAGGCAGCCCGGTCTCGATGCGCGGCCGCGCCATCGCCCAGCAAATCGGCCTCGTCTTTCTGATCCTCCTGATCATCTTCGTCACCAAAAACGACATCTGGCGCATCAACATCTTCGGCTGGTAA
- a CDS encoding peptidylprolyl isomerase, with protein MALSPGDALAKNPIVVLETSEGIIELELFPDVAPNHVANFLELANKGFYNGVIFHRVIDGFMIQSGDPTGTGMGGSDKKIKAEFNDSLHHAGTLGMARTNDPNSATSQFYICLAPTPFLDHKYTVFGKTIKGFDVVTKIGKTQTSGDGNKIARDAAWKAQLLKMKDEGSDVKLMPDGSPYPDRPLKTVKIIKAYQKK; from the coding sequence ATGGCCTTATCCCCCGGCGATGCCCTCGCCAAAAATCCGATCGTCGTCCTGGAAACCTCCGAGGGCATCATCGAGCTGGAGTTGTTTCCCGATGTCGCCCCCAACCACGTGGCCAACTTCCTGGAACTGGCCAACAAGGGCTTCTACAACGGCGTGATCTTCCACCGCGTCATCGACGGCTTTATGATCCAGTCCGGTGATCCCACCGGCACCGGCATGGGCGGCTCCGACAAGAAGATCAAGGCTGAATTCAACGACTCGCTTCACCACGCCGGCACGCTCGGCATGGCGCGCACTAACGATCCCAACTCCGCCACCAGCCAGTTCTACATCTGCCTGGCGCCGACACCGTTCCTCGACCACAAGTACACGGTCTTCGGCAAGACCATCAAGGGCTTTGACGTTGTCACCAAGATCGGCAAGACGCAAACCTCCGGTGACGGCAACAAGATCGCCCGCGATGCCGCCTGGAAAGCGCAACTGCTCAAAATGAAAGATGAAGGCTCGGACGTAAAATTGATGCCGGATGGCTCGCCGTATCCGGATCGCCCGCTCAAGACCGTGAAGATCATCAAGGCCTACCAGAAGAAGTGA
- a CDS encoding AAA family ATPase gives MRLLRLELKRFGRFEDYTIDCADGINVLLGDNESGKSTVVAAVCAALFDDPAQLQNEMRRYNHWASEHPFLLHLEFEANGKVFHLTKDISTQLTLLEDISSGTKWNNQRDVQAQVAAALGFGEKEFFLASACAQQGDLAGVSRAVNLVKDKLERLINSNKDEVLASRLLERLSTRIAALEGKGDGAGEIAQLEKKIAGWQAELQTCKGKTAELLEYRNRVYTNAVELQKTEQRFNDQHERFRKSKLAFEAAQVLDKDRELYMDLSRKTLEAQDIKNQITSKKDTLKSLIRIERADQRSCEGLATQKQVYEGRVQDCEARVTEAHEKAQEATPKSWYRYVTIAALIGALGAAAVWYFLRDPLLLGSAAAALIVSGSALALWFSAKGAYAQALRVHDDAKRRLEEERENLRKNSETLDALLRRFKAKDVDELAEKYEQYRDLDRDIKAMVSRYESIIGENNLKDLELDLARMNERMAEQQQIFDQHRAYAVTERDLEELQREVAELDKKLTRLRDEGTLAGHKLEFLESGTDIMAPLQERIEDGQRKLEAFRREAEQLKIVARYLEEARRKVLKSSIEMLEDEASAILSQITIGTWNKVRLDRHHLTCEISHDGVGWRSAADHLSRSASDALYLALRLALVKVLCGDNRPPLIFDEPLVNLDAMRRKEALRILRQFAANYQVLLLTADESAREAGDQFRHLGSLTRQVATV, from the coding sequence ATGAGACTCTTGCGCCTGGAACTCAAACGCTTCGGTCGCTTCGAAGACTACACGATCGACTGTGCCGACGGCATCAACGTCCTGCTGGGCGATAATGAATCGGGCAAATCTACCGTCGTTGCGGCGGTCTGCGCCGCGCTCTTCGACGACCCGGCCCAACTGCAAAACGAAATGCGCCGCTACAATCACTGGGCCTCCGAGCATCCGTTCCTGCTCCATCTCGAATTCGAGGCCAATGGCAAGGTCTTCCACCTGACCAAGGACATCTCAACGCAATTGACCTTGCTCGAGGACATCAGCAGCGGCACCAAGTGGAACAATCAGCGCGACGTGCAGGCGCAAGTCGCCGCTGCGCTCGGCTTCGGCGAGAAGGAGTTCTTCCTCGCCTCCGCCTGCGCGCAGCAGGGCGATCTGGCCGGCGTCTCCCGCGCCGTGAATCTTGTCAAAGACAAGCTCGAACGCCTGATCAACTCCAATAAAGACGAAGTCCTCGCTTCACGGCTGCTGGAGCGGCTGTCGACGCGCATCGCCGCGCTGGAAGGCAAGGGCGACGGCGCCGGTGAAATTGCCCAGCTGGAAAAGAAGATTGCCGGCTGGCAAGCCGAATTGCAGACCTGCAAAGGCAAGACCGCCGAATTGCTCGAGTACCGCAACCGCGTCTACACCAACGCGGTGGAACTCCAGAAGACCGAACAACGCTTTAACGATCAGCACGAACGTTTCCGCAAGAGCAAGCTGGCGTTTGAAGCCGCGCAGGTGCTCGACAAAGACCGCGAACTCTACATGGACCTGAGCCGCAAGACGCTCGAGGCGCAGGACATCAAGAATCAAATCACTTCGAAGAAAGACACCCTCAAGTCGCTGATCCGCATCGAACGCGCCGACCAGCGCTCTTGCGAGGGCCTCGCCACGCAAAAGCAGGTTTACGAAGGCCGCGTCCAGGACTGCGAAGCGCGCGTTACGGAAGCGCACGAGAAGGCGCAGGAAGCGACGCCGAAGTCGTGGTACCGCTATGTTACTATCGCCGCTTTGATCGGCGCTCTCGGCGCCGCCGCCGTCTGGTACTTTCTGCGCGATCCGCTTTTGCTCGGCTCAGCCGCCGCCGCGCTGATTGTCTCCGGCTCCGCGCTGGCGCTGTGGTTTTCGGCCAAGGGCGCGTATGCGCAAGCCTTGCGCGTGCACGACGACGCCAAACGCCGGCTCGAAGAGGAACGCGAAAACCTGCGCAAGAACTCCGAAACGCTCGATGCGCTGCTGCGCCGCTTCAAGGCCAAAGACGTCGATGAACTCGCCGAAAAGTACGAGCAGTATCGCGACCTCGACCGCGATATCAAGGCCATGGTCTCCCGCTACGAATCAATCATCGGTGAAAACAACCTGAAAGACCTCGAACTTGATCTGGCGCGCATGAACGAGCGTATGGCCGAGCAGCAGCAGATCTTCGACCAGCACCGCGCCTACGCCGTCACCGAGCGCGACCTCGAGGAATTGCAGCGCGAAGTCGCCGAACTCGACAAGAAACTGACCCGCCTGCGCGACGAGGGCACCCTGGCCGGCCACAAGCTCGAATTCCTCGAATCCGGCACCGATATCATGGCGCCGCTTCAGGAACGGATCGAAGACGGTCAGCGCAAGCTGGAGGCGTTCCGCCGCGAAGCCGAACAGCTCAAGATCGTCGCCCGCTACCTCGAGGAAGCCCGCCGTAAGGTGCTGAAATCCTCGATCGAAATGCTCGAGGACGAGGCCTCCGCGATTCTCAGCCAGATCACGATCGGCACCTGGAACAAGGTGCGCCTCGACCGTCATCACCTGACCTGCGAAATTTCGCACGACGGCGTCGGCTGGCGCAGTGCCGCCGACCACCTGTCGCGCTCGGCCAGCGACGCGCTCTATCTGGCGCTGCGGCTGGCGCTCGTCAAGGTGCTCTGTGGCGACAACCGTCCGCCGCTGATCTTCGACGAACCGCTGGTCAACCTCGATGCCATGCGCCGCAAGGAGGCGCTGCGGATCCTGCGGCAGTTCGCAGCCAACTATCAGGTGCTACTGCTGACGGCGGACGAATCGGCCCGCGAAGCCGGCGATCAGTTCCGCCACCTTGGCTCGCTGACCCGCCAGGTCGCCACGGTGTAA
- a CDS encoding DUF885 domain-containing protein has translation MQFSRIAAALGLVLALAVSAVAEKMTAEEQLTRLGEDYLALAFDFDPVFATQMGDHRFDTGYPNFTSGAVNKMVTGLRGLKTKLKKINQSQLSTDAKIDYLLLESNLDTQILLLSNTALYRDNPKLYSEAAINGIYFIMTSQSLPEDERLRLILARLADLPDFLSSVQRQLKNPPQVWVLLAKDEANSAVTFLGELAAYYSARFPDKQKEIDTRFAGASSALQDFADVLSDFAERDGQSFAIGRDTFNRLLKTQYFIDYDVDTLLAIGDSLFEQAQGLYDSLAAVVETLPPIEEMNIFVPATFSRDDILDYFQWEINQTRRWVETHDFATVPADIGDCIPIETPAFLDNIIGGIAYEPPGPFETVQLGRFYVRPLPDSLDEANRSAFFRYCYRRGFRSSVVHEAYPGHHMMIQLANRNTSLIRRIQRNNLFVEGWALYCEEAMYDAGFYGNDPRTLLAIVGGIRFRAGRIILDVKLHTGQMTYQQAVDWMVEKLGASLEYAEKEVNRYTLTPTQPMSYLIGKEQIKQARAAFKQRMGDLYSIKRFHDAMLNEGAIPPSLILRKINEQIL, from the coding sequence ATGCAGTTTAGCCGAATTGCCGCCGCCCTGGGACTGGTCCTGGCGCTGGCGGTTTCTGCCGTCGCCGAAAAAATGACGGCCGAAGAGCAATTGACGCGTCTCGGCGAGGACTACCTCGCCCTTGCCTTCGATTTTGATCCGGTCTTTGCCACCCAGATGGGCGACCATCGCTTCGACACCGGATACCCGAATTTCACCTCCGGCGCTGTCAACAAGATGGTCACCGGCCTGCGCGGACTCAAGACCAAGCTCAAGAAGATCAATCAGTCGCAATTGAGCACCGATGCCAAGATCGATTACCTGTTGCTCGAGTCGAACCTCGACACGCAAATCCTGCTCCTGTCCAACACGGCGCTCTATCGCGACAACCCCAAGCTCTACTCCGAGGCGGCGATCAACGGCATCTACTTCATCATGACCTCGCAGTCGTTGCCGGAGGACGAGCGCCTGCGCCTGATCCTCGCGCGTCTCGCCGACCTGCCCGATTTCTTAAGCTCGGTGCAACGCCAGCTCAAGAACCCGCCGCAAGTCTGGGTGTTGCTGGCCAAGGATGAGGCCAACTCCGCTGTGACGTTCCTCGGTGAGTTAGCCGCGTACTACTCGGCGCGGTTTCCGGACAAGCAGAAGGAAATCGACACGCGCTTCGCCGGTGCTTCCAGCGCCCTTCAGGATTTCGCCGACGTGCTGTCCGATTTTGCCGAACGCGACGGCCAGTCCTTCGCCATCGGCCGCGACACCTTCAACCGCCTGCTCAAGACGCAGTACTTCATCGACTACGACGTCGACACGCTCCTGGCCATCGGCGATTCGCTCTTTGAACAAGCGCAGGGGCTGTACGATTCACTCGCGGCCGTCGTCGAAACACTCCCACCGATCGAAGAGATGAATATCTTTGTGCCGGCCACGTTCTCGCGCGACGACATCCTTGACTATTTCCAGTGGGAGATCAACCAGACGCGCCGCTGGGTCGAGACGCACGACTTCGCCACGGTCCCTGCCGACATCGGCGACTGCATCCCGATTGAGACCCCGGCGTTTCTCGACAATATCATCGGCGGCATCGCCTACGAACCGCCCGGACCGTTCGAGACGGTGCAGCTCGGCCGCTTCTACGTGCGCCCGCTGCCCGACTCGCTGGATGAGGCCAATCGCTCCGCCTTTTTCCGCTACTGCTATCGCCGCGGATTCCGCAGCTCGGTCGTGCACGAGGCTTATCCCGGCCATCACATGATGATCCAGCTTGCCAACCGCAATACCTCCTTGATTCGGCGCATCCAGCGCAACAATCTTTTCGTCGAGGGCTGGGCGCTCTACTGCGAGGAAGCAATGTACGATGCCGGCTTCTACGGCAATGATCCGCGCACGCTGCTGGCGATCGTCGGCGGCATCCGCTTCCGCGCCGGCCGCATTATCCTCGACGTCAAGCTCCATACCGGCCAGATGACTTACCAGCAGGCGGTCGACTGGATGGTCGAGAAACTTGGCGCCTCGCTCGAATACGCCGAGAAAGAGGTCAACCGCTACACGCTGACGCCGACGCAGCCGATGTCGTACCTGATCGGTAAGGAGCAGATCAAGCAGGCGCGCGCGGCCTTCAAGCAGCGCATGGGCGACCTCTATTCGATCAAGCGCTTTCACGACGCCATGCTCAACGAGGGCGCGATCCCGCCGTCGTTGATCCTGCGCAAGATTAACGAACAAATTCTGTAA
- a CDS encoding 1-deoxy-D-xylulose-5-phosphate reductoisomerase yields the protein MKRLAVFGATGSIGTSLLDIVRKNRGRYRLEMLACRSSTEALIAQAREFDVPRLHCFDPAAADQLRGAAPAGCRITSGRDAIRTLIDDLPCDLVVNAIVGAAGLEVSYHTLDRGLDLALANKESMVAGGELLRQTAARTGARILPIDSEHSALFQCLLTGRFPEIEKLILTASGGPFRNRPAETFGNITPAEALHHPNWSMGAKITIDSATLMNKGLEVIEAHFLFGVPPDRIEVVIHPQSIVHSMVQFVDGAVIAQLSPPDMRLPIAYALEYPDRLPTDLPRLDLSRPLELNFQPPDFVRFPTLVQAFKSLQIGGLAPLSLNAANEVAVAAFLANQIKFTDIPIITANALAHLPRGSTLSLEDLLEADRSARREAENFIGAGTLTPSGR from the coding sequence GTGAAGCGCCTCGCCGTCTTCGGCGCCACCGGCTCCATCGGCACCAGCTTGCTCGATATCGTCCGCAAGAACCGCGGGCGATATCGTCTCGAGATGCTCGCCTGCCGAAGTTCGACCGAAGCTTTGATTGCCCAGGCGCGTGAATTCGACGTTCCGCGCCTGCACTGTTTTGACCCCGCCGCCGCCGATCAACTCCGGGGCGCCGCACCCGCCGGCTGCCGGATCACCTCCGGTCGCGACGCGATTCGCACCCTGATCGATGATCTGCCGTGTGATCTCGTCGTCAACGCCATCGTCGGCGCCGCTGGTCTGGAGGTCTCTTATCATACGCTCGATCGCGGCCTCGATCTTGCGCTTGCCAACAAAGAGTCGATGGTGGCCGGCGGGGAATTGCTGCGCCAAACGGCGGCACGCACCGGCGCCCGCATCCTGCCGATCGACTCCGAGCACTCGGCACTTTTCCAGTGCCTCTTGACCGGGCGCTTTCCCGAAATCGAAAAGCTGATCCTGACCGCTTCCGGCGGACCGTTTCGAAATCGTCCCGCCGAGACCTTCGGCAACATCACACCGGCGGAGGCGCTTCATCATCCCAACTGGTCGATGGGCGCCAAGATCACAATCGACTCCGCCACGCTGATGAACAAAGGACTCGAAGTGATCGAAGCACACTTTCTTTTCGGTGTGCCGCCCGATCGCATCGAGGTGGTCATCCACCCGCAGTCGATTGTCCACTCAATGGTGCAGTTTGTCGACGGCGCCGTCATTGCCCAACTGTCTCCTCCCGACATGCGCCTGCCGATCGCTTACGCCCTCGAGTATCCCGACCGCCTCCCGACCGATCTGCCGCGCCTCGACCTGTCGCGCCCCCTGGAACTCAACTTCCAACCACCCGATTTTGTCCGCTTCCCGACGCTAGTGCAGGCCTTTAAGTCTTTGCAGATAGGCGGCTTAGCACCTTTATCCCTGAATGCCGCGAACGAGGTCGCCGTCGCCGCTTTCCTTGCCAATCAAATTAAATTCACCGACATTCCGATAATAACGGCGAACGCTCTCGCCCATCTGCCGCGCGGTTCGACCCTTAGTCTCGAGGATCTGCTCGAGGCCGACCGGTCGGCGCGCCGCGAGGCTGAGAACTTCATCGGAGCTGGAACCTTAACACCGAGCGGACGTTAA
- the rlmD gene encoding 23S rRNA (uracil(1939)-C(5))-methyltransferase RlmD, with protein MADKLRKGDIIQLPIDDLALTGRSVGRHNDFVVMVDRGLPGETVECRIKLTKRRYALAEFTRLISASPLRIEPRCRHFDECGGCVWQNLDYTEQLRFKTSFVTEALARIGKVTGIAVDPPVAAPDPFFYRNKMEYSFGFRDGAPAAGMHVRGRFDAIFDMQECFLQSERGVAALRLVRATAQRLGIPNYDDRSGAGQLRVLVVREGKLTGDFMLNVVTLDRDFAGRDELFQAIIAGVPDLTALFHTVNGRKAHVAIGEELIPVFGQTYLTEMIGDLKFQVTPFSFFQTNSRQTRALYDVIKDHAAPEPTQEILDLFCGCGTISLYLARHVHHVFGIEISAESIAMARRNAELNNLVNVEFQSGDVRRLLVDLAAQPGRFHTIITDPPRAGMEQKAITRIARLQPRRIVAVSCNPATLARDLELFADAGYRALRVTPVDMFPQTAHIEAVATLVPI; from the coding sequence ATGGCGGACAAGCTGCGCAAGGGTGATATCATTCAATTGCCGATCGACGATCTCGCGCTTACCGGCAGATCGGTCGGGCGGCACAACGATTTCGTCGTCATGGTCGATCGCGGTCTGCCCGGCGAGACCGTCGAATGCCGCATCAAACTGACCAAACGCCGCTATGCGTTGGCGGAATTCACGCGCTTGATCTCCGCCTCACCGCTGCGGATCGAACCGCGCTGCCGGCATTTTGATGAATGCGGCGGCTGTGTCTGGCAAAACCTCGACTACACCGAACAACTGCGCTTCAAGACCAGCTTCGTCACCGAGGCGCTCGCCCGCATCGGCAAGGTCACCGGAATTGCCGTCGACCCGCCCGTCGCCGCGCCCGATCCGTTCTTCTATCGCAACAAGATGGAATATTCTTTCGGCTTCCGCGACGGTGCGCCCGCGGCTGGCATGCATGTGCGCGGGCGTTTCGATGCCATCTTCGACATGCAGGAGTGCTTTCTCCAGTCGGAACGCGGGGTTGCGGCCCTGCGGCTGGTGCGCGCCACCGCCCAACGCCTCGGCATTCCGAACTATGACGATCGTTCCGGCGCCGGCCAACTGCGCGTCCTGGTCGTTCGCGAGGGCAAGCTCACCGGCGATTTCATGCTCAACGTGGTCACTCTCGACCGTGACTTCGCCGGCCGCGACGAGTTGTTTCAGGCGATCATCGCCGGCGTGCCCGACTTGACCGCGCTCTTCCACACCGTCAACGGCCGCAAAGCCCACGTCGCAATCGGCGAGGAGTTGATTCCAGTATTCGGCCAGACCTATCTGACCGAGATGATCGGCGATCTGAAGTTCCAGGTCACGCCGTTTTCGTTTTTCCAGACCAACAGCCGGCAGACGCGCGCGCTGTACGATGTCATCAAAGATCACGCCGCGCCGGAGCCGACGCAGGAAATTCTCGATCTTTTTTGTGGTTGCGGTACGATTTCCCTGTATCTTGCCCGGCATGTCCACCACGTTTTCGGCATTGAAATCAGCGCCGAATCGATCGCCATGGCCCGCCGCAATGCGGAATTGAACAACCTTGTCAACGTCGAATTCCAGTCCGGCGACGTCCGGCGTCTGCTGGTCGATCTGGCCGCCCAGCCCGGTCGTTTCCACACCATCATCACCGATCCGCCCCGCGCCGGCATGGAGCAGAAGGCCATCACCCGCATCGCGCGGCTGCAACCGCGCCGCATCGTCGCCGTCTCCTGTAATCCGGCGACTCTGGCCCGCGATCTCGAACTCTTTGCCGACGCTGGCTACCGTGCCCTGCGCGTCACCCCCGTCGATATGTTTCCGCAGACGGCGCACATTGAAGCTGTCGCGACTCTTGTGCCGATATAG